One stretch of Serinicoccus hydrothermalis DNA includes these proteins:
- the dxr gene encoding 1-deoxy-D-xylulose-5-phosphate reductoisomerase, whose translation MSSRSLTLLGSTGSIGTQAIDVVRANPDRFHVQALSAGGSDLGLLARQAVELQVDQVAVAREDEGARAELTDALGEAARAAGRQAYRPEILTGARAAEQVAGQGADVVLNGMTGSIGLRPTLAALAAGSTLALANKESLIVGGTLVTRAARPGQIVPVDSEHSAIAQALRAGTRGEVRRLVLTASGGPFRGRTRAELADVTPQEALAHPTWDMGQVITTNSATLVNKGLEVIEAHLLFDVPFDAIEVVVHPQSVVHSMVEFVDGSTLAQASPPTMHIPIALGLSWPERLVDVAPACDWTRATSWDFLPLDDEAFPAVRLAEQVGRAGGTAPAVYNAANEVCVAAFHDGRLPFLGIVDVVAQVVEEHGNSSDASAVDLSVDQVLAADAWAREAAARSIEARPRD comes from the coding sequence GTGAGTTCGCGCAGCCTGACCCTGCTCGGGTCGACCGGATCCATCGGCACCCAGGCGATCGACGTGGTCCGGGCCAACCCGGACCGCTTCCACGTGCAGGCTCTCTCAGCCGGGGGGAGCGACCTGGGCCTGCTCGCCCGTCAGGCGGTGGAGCTGCAGGTCGACCAGGTCGCCGTCGCCCGCGAGGACGAGGGAGCCCGCGCCGAGCTCACCGACGCGCTGGGCGAGGCCGCGCGCGCGGCGGGGCGGCAGGCATACCGGCCGGAGATCCTCACCGGGGCCCGCGCCGCGGAGCAGGTCGCCGGCCAGGGCGCCGACGTCGTGCTCAACGGCATGACCGGCAGCATCGGCCTGCGCCCCACCCTGGCCGCGCTCGCCGCCGGGAGCACGCTCGCGCTCGCCAACAAGGAGTCCCTCATCGTCGGCGGGACGCTCGTCACCCGGGCGGCCCGGCCCGGCCAGATCGTGCCGGTCGACTCCGAGCACAGCGCCATCGCCCAGGCGCTGCGCGCCGGGACGCGCGGCGAGGTGCGCAGGCTCGTCCTCACCGCCAGCGGCGGTCCCTTCCGCGGCCGGACCCGGGCCGAGCTGGCCGACGTCACCCCGCAGGAGGCGCTGGCACACCCCACCTGGGACATGGGCCAGGTCATCACCACCAACTCCGCCACCCTCGTCAACAAGGGCCTAGAGGTGATCGAGGCGCACCTGCTCTTCGACGTGCCCTTCGACGCCATCGAGGTCGTGGTGCACCCGCAGTCGGTCGTGCACTCCATGGTCGAGTTCGTCGACGGCTCCACCCTCGCCCAGGCCTCCCCACCGACGATGCACATCCCCATCGCCCTCGGCCTCTCCTGGCCGGAGCGGCTGGTCGACGTCGCGCCCGCGTGCGACTGGACGCGCGCCACGTCCTGGGACTTCCTGCCGCTGGACGACGAGGCCTTCCCCGCGGTCCGGCTGGCCGAGCAGGTGGGTCGCGCCGGGGGGACCGCTCCGGCGGTCTACAACGCGGCCAACGAGGTCTGCGTGGCCGCGTTCCACGACGGGAGGCTGCCCTTCCTCGGCATCGTCGACGTGGTGGCGCAGGTGGTCGAGGAGCACGGGAACTCCTCGGACGCCTCGGCGGTTGATCTCTCCGTGGACCAGGTGCTCGCCGCCGACGCCTGGGCCCGCGAGGCTGCCGCGCGTAGCATCGAAGCACGCCCGCGCGACTGA
- a CDS encoding M50 family metallopeptidase, producing the protein MLYLLGVLAVFIGIAVSIALHEIGHLVPAKLFRVRCTQYMVGFGPTLWSRRRGETEYGVKAIPLGGYVRMIGMFPSRAGDDGKLRASSSNPLHLMIEQARQDSLEEVGPEDADRVFYKLPVWKRVVVMAGGPLMNLAISAVLITLLLTVQGLPVATPQVSAVAACANTDVADDDCTGQDPSPAAAAGFEVGDTIVSVDGTPVDDWAATTYAIQNAGDEATFVVERDGERQELTADLVQRELALMGPDGALVLDEEGEPVYGQASFLGASPTLDHEPQPISAAPPMVGEMFTQTAGIVLTLPQRLVDVSQAAFGSEERDPNGPMSVVGVGRVAGDVTQNGIEGLVESAGERFWLLVSVLASLNMALFVFNLIPLLPLDGGHVAGALWEGLKKSWARVFGRPDPGPVDTAAALPVAYAVAIGLLGMTALLIYADIVRPIQLG; encoded by the coding sequence ATGCTCTACCTGCTCGGTGTGCTCGCGGTCTTCATCGGTATCGCCGTGTCGATCGCGCTGCACGAGATCGGGCACCTCGTCCCGGCCAAGCTCTTCCGCGTGCGGTGCACCCAGTACATGGTCGGTTTCGGCCCCACGCTGTGGTCCCGGCGGCGCGGCGAGACGGAGTACGGCGTCAAGGCGATCCCGCTGGGCGGTTACGTCCGCATGATCGGGATGTTCCCGTCCCGCGCGGGTGACGACGGCAAGCTCCGGGCGAGCAGCTCCAACCCGCTGCACCTCATGATCGAGCAGGCGCGGCAGGACTCGCTGGAGGAGGTCGGTCCGGAGGACGCCGACCGGGTGTTCTACAAGCTGCCGGTGTGGAAGCGCGTCGTCGTCATGGCCGGGGGGCCGCTCATGAACCTCGCGATCAGCGCCGTGCTCATCACGCTGTTGCTGACGGTGCAGGGTCTCCCGGTGGCGACACCGCAGGTCAGCGCTGTCGCCGCGTGCGCCAACACCGACGTCGCCGACGACGACTGCACCGGCCAGGACCCCTCGCCCGCGGCCGCCGCAGGCTTCGAGGTGGGTGACACCATCGTCTCGGTCGACGGCACACCCGTGGACGACTGGGCCGCGACGACGTATGCCATCCAGAACGCGGGCGACGAGGCCACCTTCGTCGTCGAGCGGGACGGCGAGCGGCAGGAGCTGACGGCGGACCTGGTGCAGCGCGAGCTGGCGCTCATGGGCCCGGACGGCGCGCTGGTCCTCGACGAGGAGGGTGAACCGGTCTACGGCCAGGCGAGTTTCCTCGGGGCCTCGCCGACGCTGGACCACGAGCCGCAGCCGATCAGCGCCGCGCCGCCCATGGTCGGTGAGATGTTCACGCAGACGGCGGGGATCGTGCTGACCCTGCCGCAGCGGCTGGTCGACGTCTCGCAGGCCGCCTTCGGCAGCGAGGAGCGCGATCCCAACGGCCCGATGTCCGTGGTCGGTGTCGGCCGGGTCGCCGGCGACGTGACGCAGAACGGCATCGAGGGTCTCGTGGAGAGCGCCGGTGAGCGCTTCTGGCTGCTCGTGTCAGTGCTCGCCTCGCTCAACATGGCGCTCTTCGTCTTCAACCTCATCCCGCTGCTCCCGCTCGACGGCGGCCACGTCGCGGGGGCGCTGTGGGAGGGGTTGAAGAAGTCGTGGGCGCGGGTCTTCGGGCGGCCCGACCCCGGCCCGGTGGACACCGCGGCCGCGCTGCCGGTCGCCTACGCCGTGGCCATCGGGCTGCTCGGCATGACGGCGCTGCTCATCTACGCCGACATCGTGCGCCCGATCCAGCTCGGCTGA
- the ispG gene encoding flavodoxin-dependent (E)-4-hydroxy-3-methylbut-2-enyl-diphosphate synthase produces MTAGAPISLGMPAAPPPVLAPRRQTRKIKVGKVEVGGDAPISVQSMTTTPTTDINATLQQIAELTATGCDIVRVACPTQDDADALPAIAQKSQIPVIADIHFQPKYVYAAIDAGCAAVRVNPGNIRKFDDQVKQISQAAKDAGVSVRIGVNAGSLDKRLLQKYGKPTAEALVESAVWEASLFEEHDFHDFKISVKHNDPVVMVRAYEMLAERGDWPLHLGVTEAGPAFQGTIKSSVAFGALLSQGIGDTIRVSLSAPPVEEVKVGNQILQSLNLKPRKLEIVSCPSCGRAQVDVYTLADEVTAGLEGMEVPLRVAVMGCVVNGPGEAREADLGVASGNGKGQIFVKGEVIKTVPESQIVETLIEEASRIAEEMGEGGTGEAAGSPTVSVG; encoded by the coding sequence ATGACTGCTGGTGCCCCCATCTCGCTCGGTATGCCCGCGGCCCCGCCGCCCGTGCTCGCGCCCCGCCGCCAGACGCGCAAGATCAAGGTCGGCAAGGTCGAGGTCGGCGGCGACGCGCCGATCTCCGTCCAGTCGATGACGACGACGCCGACGACCGACATCAACGCCACGCTGCAGCAGATCGCGGAGCTCACGGCCACCGGCTGCGACATCGTCCGCGTCGCCTGCCCGACGCAGGACGACGCCGACGCGCTGCCGGCCATCGCGCAGAAGTCGCAGATCCCGGTCATCGCCGACATCCACTTCCAGCCGAAGTACGTCTACGCCGCCATCGACGCGGGGTGCGCGGCGGTGCGCGTCAACCCGGGCAACATCCGCAAGTTCGACGACCAGGTCAAGCAGATCTCGCAGGCCGCCAAGGACGCCGGTGTCTCCGTCCGGATCGGGGTCAACGCCGGGTCGCTGGACAAGCGGCTGCTGCAGAAGTACGGCAAGCCCACCGCCGAGGCGCTCGTCGAGTCCGCGGTCTGGGAGGCGAGCCTGTTCGAGGAGCACGACTTCCACGACTTCAAGATCTCGGTCAAGCACAACGACCCGGTCGTCATGGTGCGCGCCTACGAGATGCTCGCCGAGCGGGGCGACTGGCCGCTGCACCTCGGGGTCACCGAGGCCGGCCCGGCCTTCCAGGGCACCATCAAGTCCTCGGTCGCCTTCGGCGCGCTGCTCTCGCAGGGGATCGGCGACACCATCCGGGTCTCCCTCTCCGCGCCGCCGGTGGAGGAGGTCAAGGTCGGCAACCAGATCCTGCAGAGCCTCAACCTCAAGCCGCGCAAGCTGGAGATCGTCTCCTGCCCCTCCTGCGGGCGGGCGCAGGTCGACGTCTACACCCTGGCCGACGAGGTCACCGCCGGCCTGGAGGGCATGGAGGTGCCGCTGCGGGTGGCCGTCATGGGCTGCGTCGTCAACGGTCCCGGCGAGGCCCGCGAGGCCGACCTCGGGGTGGCCTCCGGCAACGGCAAGGGCCAGATCTTCGTCAAGGGCGAGGTCATCAAGACGGTGCCCGAGAGCCAGATCGTCGAGACCC